The following DNA comes from Mucilaginibacter jinjuensis.
GTTTTCGGGTTCGCCTAGACGATAATAATTTTTTCCCCAAACAAACTATGACAATTGCAACCAAATATTTAGCTGAGGATAAAAAAATATCGGTATTTCTTTGGTCAGCATGTCGGCGTAAATACATAGGCGTTGGTTAGGTGACCCAAAATAATAATAAATTGTTAAAATGAATAGTTGGGAGGGGACAAACTCGTAATTTCTATTGTAATGATGCGAATTTTCTAACCAACCATGAGCGACGGCGATTTACGTTTTTTTAACCCATTCAATTCTTTTGCTGATGGTGTTCTGACTTTGTTCCTCGTGTACCTTCAAAAAGTGATCGAAACCCTGAAGAAAGCCCAATCAAATGGAAAAATAATACTCTTTAATGAAGTTTTCGACATGTTTTTACAGTACAAGAACTTGACATAAGTGGCTTTAGAGTATTCTATATGATTAACTCGTTGATCTGACCGATATGCTAATCGAAAACTCCGAGTTAGGTTTTATATGATTCGCGTAAGAGGAATAGTTGGATAAAATTTAAATATAGACAAAATGCTAATATTTTTAGTATTAGCTTTGCGTCCTGAATTAAACAAATATGCCCGAAGCCCGTCAAGATATTATCAGCCGGCTGCAAAAAGATATTTTGCAATGGGAGGGGTATAGGGCTCCGGATGCCGGTACTAACCAAAAGTTAGGCCTTGGCCCGGTAGAATCGGCTTTTCCCAACGGGGTTTTCCCGGTGGCTGCCGTACACGAACTGGTTTGCCACAATACTGAACAGGCCGCTGCCTGCGGCGGCTTTATTACGGGCGTTTTATCAGGCCTGATACAAAAGGGCGGCGTATGTGTCTGGATTGGACGCGCTGGTCAATTATTTGCCCCAGCATTAAGGGCTTTTGGCCTCGAGCCGGATAGGGTAATCTTTGTCAGTCTTACTAAAGACAAAGACGCCCTATGGGTGATGGAAGAAGCCTTGAAATGTACCGGGCTGATTGCCGTGGTCTGCGAACTGCAGGAAATGGATTTCAAACAATCGAGGCGCTTGCAATTGGCTGTAGAGCAAAGCCGCGTGACCGGTTTTGTGCTGCGTAACGCAGCCGCCAAATTAGGTTCGACTGCCTGTACTGCCCGCTGGCGGATCAAACCCTTACCCAGCGCAGATCTGAACGGCTTGCCGGGTTTAGGTTATCTCCGCTGGCAGGTGGAGCTATTGAAAGTACGTAACGGGCAAACCGGGAAGTGGATCATGGAATGGAACGAAGCCGGCTTTAAACCGGTGGAGACAGAACTCATCAAACAAGAAAGGCAGGTAGGGTGA
Coding sequences within:
- a CDS encoding ImuA family protein: MPEARQDIISRLQKDILQWEGYRAPDAGTNQKLGLGPVESAFPNGVFPVAAVHELVCHNTEQAAACGGFITGVLSGLIQKGGVCVWIGRAGQLFAPALRAFGLEPDRVIFVSLTKDKDALWVMEEALKCTGLIAVVCELQEMDFKQSRRLQLAVEQSRVTGFVLRNAAAKLGSTACTARWRIKPLPSADLNGLPGLGYLRWQVELLKVRNGQTGKWIMEWNEAGFKPVETELIKQERQVG